The Muricauda sp. SCSIO 65647 genome includes a region encoding these proteins:
- a CDS encoding tyrosine-protein phosphatase — protein MFSFFQKKHFLVDYLEGFVDIHNHILPGIDDGAKTTDDSLALIKGFGEFGITDFVCTPHIMHNYYENTLETIKDSFITLKKEMAEKGITDVSIDFAAEHMIDDNFEEILKKKQVLPLRNYHLLIEMSFLQAPINFHRAVKKITSAGYYPILAHPERYAFLYGNFQKYEAFKRESIFFQVNLLSLAGYYGGNVKNMAIKLLDKGMIDFLGSDVHHKDQLKFLKDSTISHRILKKIQPVIANTIDNFF, from the coding sequence ATGTTCAGTTTTTTCCAGAAAAAACACTTTTTGGTTGATTATTTGGAAGGTTTTGTAGATATCCATAACCATATTCTTCCTGGTATCGATGATGGGGCAAAAACTACTGATGACTCCCTTGCCTTGATCAAAGGTTTTGGTGAATTCGGCATCACTGATTTTGTGTGCACCCCCCATATCATGCACAACTATTACGAGAATACTCTAGAGACCATCAAAGATTCGTTCATAACGCTAAAAAAGGAAATGGCTGAAAAAGGAATCACCGATGTTTCGATCGATTTCGCTGCAGAACATATGATCGATGATAATTTTGAGGAAATTCTGAAGAAAAAACAAGTACTGCCCCTACGTAATTATCATCTATTGATAGAAATGTCATTTCTTCAAGCGCCCATTAATTTTCACAGGGCCGTCAAAAAAATAACCTCGGCTGGTTATTACCCTATATTGGCGCATCCTGAACGCTATGCTTTTTTGTATGGAAACTTCCAGAAATATGAAGCCTTCAAAAGAGAAAGCATTTTCTTTCAAGTCAACCTTTTGTCATTAGCGGGATATTATGGCGGTAATGTGAAAAATATGGCCATAAAACTTTTAGATAAAGGTATGATTGATTTCTTGGGGTCAGATGTGCACCATAAAGATCAATTGAAGTTTTTAAAAGATAGTACAATATCTCACAGGATCTTGAAAAAAATCCAGCCCGTAATCGCAAATACTATAGATAATTTCTTTTAA